One window of the Suricata suricatta isolate VVHF042 chromosome 7, meerkat_22Aug2017_6uvM2_HiC, whole genome shotgun sequence genome contains the following:
- the IL22RA2 gene encoding interleukin-22 receptor subunit alpha-2 — translation MAPEHCSLGFLISFLLTGVVGTQSAHESLMPQRVHFRSRNFHNILHWQPGKACSSNGSIYFVQYKMYGQRQWKNKEDCWGILESFCDLTNETSDIQEPYYGRVRTISAGIHSGWTMTQRFTPWWETKIDPPVVNITQVNGSLLVILQAPGLPYRNQKRKNVSIENYYELVYRVFIINNSLEKEQKVYEGAHRVVEIGALAPHMDYCVMAEMYQPMLDRRSRRSEEKCVEFP, via the exons gAACCCAGTCAGCCCATGAGTCTCTGATGCCTCAGCGAGTGCATTTTCGGTCTCGAAATTTTCACAACATTTTGCACTGGCAGCCTGGGAAAGCTTGTTCCAGCAACGGCAGTATCTATTTTGTGCAGTATAAAAT gTATGGACAgagacaatggaaaaataaagaggacTGTTGGGGTATTCTGGAATCCTTTTGTGACCTTACCAATGAAACATCAGATATACAGGAGCCTTACTATGGGAGGGTAAGGACCATCTCAGCTGGGATCCACTCAGGCTGGACCATGACACAGCGCTTCACTCCCTGGTGGGAAA CGAAAATTGATCCTCCAGTCGTGAATATAACTCAAGTTAATGGATCTTTGTTGGTGattctccaggctccaggtttaccatatagaaaccaaaaaaggaaaaatgtatcaaTAGAAAATTACTATGAGCTAGTATATCGAGTCTTCATAATTAACAATTCACTAGAAAAG GAACAAAAGGTATATGAAGGGGCTCACAGAGTTGTTGAAATTGGAGCTCTGGCACCTCACATGGATTACTGTGTAATGGCTGAAATGTACCAGCCCATGCTAGACCGAAGAAGTCGGAGAAGTGAAGAGAAATGTGTGGAATTTCCTTGA